In one Halictus rubicundus isolate RS-2024b chromosome 14, iyHalRubi1_principal, whole genome shotgun sequence genomic region, the following are encoded:
- the Centrocortin gene encoding cerebellar degeneration-related protein 2-like isoform X3, giving the protein MSLLSSSIGSVRRLVDEETDHNMLQDLQLAAELGKTLLERNKELENIIKLHQSTIEEQAQEIEYMKKQTAALREVNDSRLKIYEQLEVSIQDLERANHRLVIENTSDKKLIKSQCSTIETLEARCEELQKKIDELHEQHESRLRQQTTSQSKNTAQTQTALWKASVTPGGGTQENATEPEAEMTELLRQLQDARNQRAREHKKAADLGQQLATLLQENTALEEQITILRSKAQDVKNLQEEINALEEVRRGHLCGRCLRGMETKTHDEISVMLDQEECDVMSMAESLISDSQRDIESLTQDLNHEDSNSIDLKNPYRILVEKYQALLEVQRRPMPRRKDGVPAMSLQEELEMSGEFNSFQNPSLEGDLQAESTKSIVGNGTRAKSEMCGKKPFSATPTDFSEAETSSSGFQDETSNKMTQTEERPGSFLCSIADGEDCKFSIYDDNSPFESRFRKTPEYRQIFSQIFSVLKRAAEAKDEGEKLPLLDDSTSSTIASQPQSSSALAQQEDLPSETTDDNQSVVSSVVASVVSEPPYRIKTPTLQLNASNDRQNNEPARHEPAKHAGKLEGKKHGYHLDYLSTSVHISKKSSRKHSSRRVVHNDLPPSTPDVIPTTNAKIVSAKSNSNGKKKYRPFNVLEQNNTSPVCNDFSYANRTKESPRTGRRTNVYTRNNNPAEQHNNSFEYRDYKPSAASEEVARLKRLEMSYAEVLRLPNKSKTCNRRS; this is encoded by the exons ATCTGCAGTTAGCGGCAGAACTTGGCAAGACACTCTTGGAACGGAATAAAGAGCTAGAGAACATCATTAAACTGCACCAGTCTACCATCGAGGAACAGGCACAAGAAATCGAG TATATGAAAAAACAAACCGCTGCGCTAAGAGAAGTAAATGATTCACGGCTAAAAATTTATGAACAGTTAGAAGTGAGCATTCAGGATTTAGAACGAGCTAATCATCGTCTTGTAATAGAAAACACCAGCGACAAAAAACTTATCAAAAG CCAATGTTCGACGATCGAGACCCTAGAAGCTCGGTGTGAAGAGCTCCAGAAGAAAATCGACGAATTACACGAACAGCATGAAAGTCGACTTCGGCAACAGACCACGAGTCAATCGAAGAATACCGCGCAAACACAGACAGCACTATGGAAAGCATCGGTCACGCCGGGTGGCGGCACACAAGAG aacGCTACCGAACCTGAAGCAGAAATGACCGAATTGCTGAGACAGTTGCAAGACGCGCGGAATCAAAGAGCGAGGGAGCACAAGAAGGCAGCGGACCTTGGCCAACAACTTGCTACCTTGCTCCAGGAGAACACTGCTCTCGAAGAACAGATAACTATTTTGCGCAGCAAAGCGCAAGATGTGAAGAACCTACAAGAAGAGATCAATGCGCTCGAAGAAGTCAG ACGGGGGCATTTATGTGGACGATGCTTGCGGGGAATGGAAACAAAAACGCACGACGAAATTTCTGTAATGTTGGATCAGGAAGAATGCGACGTCATGAGTATGGCAGAGTCGCTAATTAGCGATAGTCAACGCGATATCGAGTCATTAACGCAG GACTTGAATCACGAAGACAGCAATTCCATCGATCTGAAGAATCCGTACAGAATTCTCGTGGAGAAGTATCAAGCTCTGTTAGAAGTCCAAAGACGTCCTATGCCGCGGCGGAAGGACGGTGTGCCGGCAATGTCGTTGCAAGAGGAGCTGGAGATGTCGGGAGAGTTCAACAGTTTCCAGAACCCATCGTTGGAGGGGGACTTGCAAGCAGAGTCGACGAAATCGATCGTCGGGAACGGTACGCGTGCCAAATCGGAGATGTGCGGTAAGAAACCGTTCTCCGCCACCCCGACAGACTTCTCCGAGGCGGAGACGTCGTCTTCCGGGTTCCAGGACGAGACCAGCAACAAAATGACGCAGACCGAGGAGAGGCCCGGCTCGTTCCTTTGTTCGATCGCCGACGGCGAGGACTGCAAGTTTAGCATTTACGACGACAACAGCCCGTTCGAGAGCAGGTTCCGTAAAACGCCAGAGTACCGGCAAATATTCAGCCAAATATTCAGTGTTCTTAAGCGAGCGGCGGAAGCGAAGGACGAAGGCGAGAAGCTGCCGCTGTTGGACGATTCGACGAGCAGCACGATCGCCTCGCAGCCACAGTCCTCCTCGGCATTGGCTCAGCAGGAGGACCTGCCCAGCGAAACCACGGACGATAATCAGAGCGTCGTGTCCTCGGTGGTTGCGTCCGTCGTGTCCGAGCCCCCGTACAGGATAAAGACCCCGACTTTGCAACTGAACGCGAGCAACGACCGACAGAACAACGAGCCTGCTCGTCACGAACCAGCGAAACACGCCGGCAAGCTCGAGGGCAAGAAGCACGGCTACCACTTGGACTATCTGAGCACCAGCGTTCACATCTCGAAAAAATCCTCGAGAAAACACTCGAGCAGGAGAGTGGTGCACAACGATCTGCCGCCGAGCACGCCGGACGTGATCCCGACGACGAACGCGAAAATCGTCTCCGCGAAGTCGAACAGCAACGGGAAGAAGAAGTACAGGCCGTTCAACGTCCTCGAGCAGAACAACACCAGCCCCGTGTGCAACGATTTCAGTTACGCGAACAGGACGAAGGAGTCGCCGCGGACCGGCAGACGAACCAACGTGTACACGCGCAACAATAACCCCGCCGAGCAGCACAATAACAGTTTCGAGTACAGGGACTACAAGCCGAGCGCCGCGTCGGAAGAAGTCGCCCGCCTGAAACGCTTGGAGATGTCCTACGCGGAAGTCCTCCGGTTGCCAAACAAGTCGAAAACTTGCAATCGTAGAAGTTAA
- the Centrocortin gene encoding cerebellar degeneration-related protein 2-like isoform X4: MANSDDLVDWSVLLMDCSDRWSSSDLQLAAELGKTLLERNKELENIIKLHQSTIEEQAQEIEYMKKQTAALREVNDSRLKIYEQLEVSIQDLERANHRLVIENTSDKKLIKSQCSTIETLEARCEELQKKIDELHEQHESRLRQQTTSQSKNTAQTQTALWKASVTPGGGTQENATEPEAEMTELLRQLQDARNQRAREHKKAADLGQQLATLLQENTALEEQITILRSKAQDVKNLQEEINALEEVRRGHLCGRCLRGMETKTHDEISVMLDQEECDVMSMAESLISDSQRDIESLTQDLNHEDSNSIDLKNPYRILVEKYQALLEVQRRPMPRRKDGVPAMSLQEELEMSGEFNSFQNPSLEGDLQAESTKSIVGNGTRAKSEMCGKKPFSATPTDFSEAETSSSGFQDETSNKMTQTEERPGSFLCSIADGEDCKFSIYDDNSPFESRFRKTPEYRQIFSQIFSVLKRAAEAKDEGEKLPLLDDSTSSTIASQPQSSSALAQQEDLPSETTDDNQSVVSSVVASVVSEPPYRIKTPTLQLNASNDRQNNEPARHEPAKHAGKLEGKKHGYHLDYLSTSVHISKKSSRKHSSRRVVHNDLPPSTPDVIPTTNAKIVSAKSNSNGKKKYRPFNVLEQNNTSPVCNDFSYANRTKESPRTGRRTNVYTRNNNPAEQHNNSFEYRDYKPSAASEEVARLKRLEMSYAEVLRLPNKSKTCNRRS, translated from the exons ATCTGCAGTTAGCGGCAGAACTTGGCAAGACACTCTTGGAACGGAATAAAGAGCTAGAGAACATCATTAAACTGCACCAGTCTACCATCGAGGAACAGGCACAAGAAATCGAG TATATGAAAAAACAAACCGCTGCGCTAAGAGAAGTAAATGATTCACGGCTAAAAATTTATGAACAGTTAGAAGTGAGCATTCAGGATTTAGAACGAGCTAATCATCGTCTTGTAATAGAAAACACCAGCGACAAAAAACTTATCAAAAG CCAATGTTCGACGATCGAGACCCTAGAAGCTCGGTGTGAAGAGCTCCAGAAGAAAATCGACGAATTACACGAACAGCATGAAAGTCGACTTCGGCAACAGACCACGAGTCAATCGAAGAATACCGCGCAAACACAGACAGCACTATGGAAAGCATCGGTCACGCCGGGTGGCGGCACACAAGAG aacGCTACCGAACCTGAAGCAGAAATGACCGAATTGCTGAGACAGTTGCAAGACGCGCGGAATCAAAGAGCGAGGGAGCACAAGAAGGCAGCGGACCTTGGCCAACAACTTGCTACCTTGCTCCAGGAGAACACTGCTCTCGAAGAACAGATAACTATTTTGCGCAGCAAAGCGCAAGATGTGAAGAACCTACAAGAAGAGATCAATGCGCTCGAAGAAGTCAG ACGGGGGCATTTATGTGGACGATGCTTGCGGGGAATGGAAACAAAAACGCACGACGAAATTTCTGTAATGTTGGATCAGGAAGAATGCGACGTCATGAGTATGGCAGAGTCGCTAATTAGCGATAGTCAACGCGATATCGAGTCATTAACGCAG GACTTGAATCACGAAGACAGCAATTCCATCGATCTGAAGAATCCGTACAGAATTCTCGTGGAGAAGTATCAAGCTCTGTTAGAAGTCCAAAGACGTCCTATGCCGCGGCGGAAGGACGGTGTGCCGGCAATGTCGTTGCAAGAGGAGCTGGAGATGTCGGGAGAGTTCAACAGTTTCCAGAACCCATCGTTGGAGGGGGACTTGCAAGCAGAGTCGACGAAATCGATCGTCGGGAACGGTACGCGTGCCAAATCGGAGATGTGCGGTAAGAAACCGTTCTCCGCCACCCCGACAGACTTCTCCGAGGCGGAGACGTCGTCTTCCGGGTTCCAGGACGAGACCAGCAACAAAATGACGCAGACCGAGGAGAGGCCCGGCTCGTTCCTTTGTTCGATCGCCGACGGCGAGGACTGCAAGTTTAGCATTTACGACGACAACAGCCCGTTCGAGAGCAGGTTCCGTAAAACGCCAGAGTACCGGCAAATATTCAGCCAAATATTCAGTGTTCTTAAGCGAGCGGCGGAAGCGAAGGACGAAGGCGAGAAGCTGCCGCTGTTGGACGATTCGACGAGCAGCACGATCGCCTCGCAGCCACAGTCCTCCTCGGCATTGGCTCAGCAGGAGGACCTGCCCAGCGAAACCACGGACGATAATCAGAGCGTCGTGTCCTCGGTGGTTGCGTCCGTCGTGTCCGAGCCCCCGTACAGGATAAAGACCCCGACTTTGCAACTGAACGCGAGCAACGACCGACAGAACAACGAGCCTGCTCGTCACGAACCAGCGAAACACGCCGGCAAGCTCGAGGGCAAGAAGCACGGCTACCACTTGGACTATCTGAGCACCAGCGTTCACATCTCGAAAAAATCCTCGAGAAAACACTCGAGCAGGAGAGTGGTGCACAACGATCTGCCGCCGAGCACGCCGGACGTGATCCCGACGACGAACGCGAAAATCGTCTCCGCGAAGTCGAACAGCAACGGGAAGAAGAAGTACAGGCCGTTCAACGTCCTCGAGCAGAACAACACCAGCCCCGTGTGCAACGATTTCAGTTACGCGAACAGGACGAAGGAGTCGCCGCGGACCGGCAGACGAACCAACGTGTACACGCGCAACAATAACCCCGCCGAGCAGCACAATAACAGTTTCGAGTACAGGGACTACAAGCCGAGCGCCGCGTCGGAAGAAGTCGCCCGCCTGAAACGCTTGGAGATGTCCTACGCGGAAGTCCTCCGGTTGCCAAACAAGTCGAAAACTTGCAATCGTAGAAGTTAA
- the Centrocortin gene encoding cerebellar degeneration-related protein 2-like isoform X1, with protein sequence MNGPSMDVVWDPQTQINSLESWDYSIELSCLQGPEDLQLAAELGKTLLERNKELENIIKLHQSTIEEQAQEIEYMKKQTAALREVNDSRLKIYEQLEVSIQDLERANHRLVIENTSDKKLIKSQCSTIETLEARCEELQKKIDELHEQHESRLRQQTTSQSKNTAQTQTALWKASVTPGGGTQENATEPEAEMTELLRQLQDARNQRAREHKKAADLGQQLATLLQENTALEEQITILRSKAQDVKNLQEEINALEEVRRGHLCGRCLRGMETKTHDEISVMLDQEECDVMSMAESLISDSQRDIESLTQDLNHEDSNSIDLKNPYRILVEKYQALLEVQRRPMPRRKDGVPAMSLQEELEMSGEFNSFQNPSLEGDLQAESTKSIVGNGTRAKSEMCGKKPFSATPTDFSEAETSSSGFQDETSNKMTQTEERPGSFLCSIADGEDCKFSIYDDNSPFESRFRKTPEYRQIFSQIFSVLKRAAEAKDEGEKLPLLDDSTSSTIASQPQSSSALAQQEDLPSETTDDNQSVVSSVVASVVSEPPYRIKTPTLQLNASNDRQNNEPARHEPAKHAGKLEGKKHGYHLDYLSTSVHISKKSSRKHSSRRVVHNDLPPSTPDVIPTTNAKIVSAKSNSNGKKKYRPFNVLEQNNTSPVCNDFSYANRTKESPRTGRRTNVYTRNNNPAEQHNNSFEYRDYKPSAASEEVARLKRLEMSYAEVLRLPNKSKTCNRRS encoded by the exons ATCTGCAGTTAGCGGCAGAACTTGGCAAGACACTCTTGGAACGGAATAAAGAGCTAGAGAACATCATTAAACTGCACCAGTCTACCATCGAGGAACAGGCACAAGAAATCGAG TATATGAAAAAACAAACCGCTGCGCTAAGAGAAGTAAATGATTCACGGCTAAAAATTTATGAACAGTTAGAAGTGAGCATTCAGGATTTAGAACGAGCTAATCATCGTCTTGTAATAGAAAACACCAGCGACAAAAAACTTATCAAAAG CCAATGTTCGACGATCGAGACCCTAGAAGCTCGGTGTGAAGAGCTCCAGAAGAAAATCGACGAATTACACGAACAGCATGAAAGTCGACTTCGGCAACAGACCACGAGTCAATCGAAGAATACCGCGCAAACACAGACAGCACTATGGAAAGCATCGGTCACGCCGGGTGGCGGCACACAAGAG aacGCTACCGAACCTGAAGCAGAAATGACCGAATTGCTGAGACAGTTGCAAGACGCGCGGAATCAAAGAGCGAGGGAGCACAAGAAGGCAGCGGACCTTGGCCAACAACTTGCTACCTTGCTCCAGGAGAACACTGCTCTCGAAGAACAGATAACTATTTTGCGCAGCAAAGCGCAAGATGTGAAGAACCTACAAGAAGAGATCAATGCGCTCGAAGAAGTCAG ACGGGGGCATTTATGTGGACGATGCTTGCGGGGAATGGAAACAAAAACGCACGACGAAATTTCTGTAATGTTGGATCAGGAAGAATGCGACGTCATGAGTATGGCAGAGTCGCTAATTAGCGATAGTCAACGCGATATCGAGTCATTAACGCAG GACTTGAATCACGAAGACAGCAATTCCATCGATCTGAAGAATCCGTACAGAATTCTCGTGGAGAAGTATCAAGCTCTGTTAGAAGTCCAAAGACGTCCTATGCCGCGGCGGAAGGACGGTGTGCCGGCAATGTCGTTGCAAGAGGAGCTGGAGATGTCGGGAGAGTTCAACAGTTTCCAGAACCCATCGTTGGAGGGGGACTTGCAAGCAGAGTCGACGAAATCGATCGTCGGGAACGGTACGCGTGCCAAATCGGAGATGTGCGGTAAGAAACCGTTCTCCGCCACCCCGACAGACTTCTCCGAGGCGGAGACGTCGTCTTCCGGGTTCCAGGACGAGACCAGCAACAAAATGACGCAGACCGAGGAGAGGCCCGGCTCGTTCCTTTGTTCGATCGCCGACGGCGAGGACTGCAAGTTTAGCATTTACGACGACAACAGCCCGTTCGAGAGCAGGTTCCGTAAAACGCCAGAGTACCGGCAAATATTCAGCCAAATATTCAGTGTTCTTAAGCGAGCGGCGGAAGCGAAGGACGAAGGCGAGAAGCTGCCGCTGTTGGACGATTCGACGAGCAGCACGATCGCCTCGCAGCCACAGTCCTCCTCGGCATTGGCTCAGCAGGAGGACCTGCCCAGCGAAACCACGGACGATAATCAGAGCGTCGTGTCCTCGGTGGTTGCGTCCGTCGTGTCCGAGCCCCCGTACAGGATAAAGACCCCGACTTTGCAACTGAACGCGAGCAACGACCGACAGAACAACGAGCCTGCTCGTCACGAACCAGCGAAACACGCCGGCAAGCTCGAGGGCAAGAAGCACGGCTACCACTTGGACTATCTGAGCACCAGCGTTCACATCTCGAAAAAATCCTCGAGAAAACACTCGAGCAGGAGAGTGGTGCACAACGATCTGCCGCCGAGCACGCCGGACGTGATCCCGACGACGAACGCGAAAATCGTCTCCGCGAAGTCGAACAGCAACGGGAAGAAGAAGTACAGGCCGTTCAACGTCCTCGAGCAGAACAACACCAGCCCCGTGTGCAACGATTTCAGTTACGCGAACAGGACGAAGGAGTCGCCGCGGACCGGCAGACGAACCAACGTGTACACGCGCAACAATAACCCCGCCGAGCAGCACAATAACAGTTTCGAGTACAGGGACTACAAGCCGAGCGCCGCGTCGGAAGAAGTCGCCCGCCTGAAACGCTTGGAGATGTCCTACGCGGAAGTCCTCCGGTTGCCAAACAAGTCGAAAACTTGCAATCGTAGAAGTTAA
- the Centrocortin gene encoding cerebellar degeneration-related protein 2-like isoform X2 has product MNGPSMDVVWDPQTQINSLESWDYSIELSCLQDLQLAAELGKTLLERNKELENIIKLHQSTIEEQAQEIEYMKKQTAALREVNDSRLKIYEQLEVSIQDLERANHRLVIENTSDKKLIKSQCSTIETLEARCEELQKKIDELHEQHESRLRQQTTSQSKNTAQTQTALWKASVTPGGGTQENATEPEAEMTELLRQLQDARNQRAREHKKAADLGQQLATLLQENTALEEQITILRSKAQDVKNLQEEINALEEVRRGHLCGRCLRGMETKTHDEISVMLDQEECDVMSMAESLISDSQRDIESLTQDLNHEDSNSIDLKNPYRILVEKYQALLEVQRRPMPRRKDGVPAMSLQEELEMSGEFNSFQNPSLEGDLQAESTKSIVGNGTRAKSEMCGKKPFSATPTDFSEAETSSSGFQDETSNKMTQTEERPGSFLCSIADGEDCKFSIYDDNSPFESRFRKTPEYRQIFSQIFSVLKRAAEAKDEGEKLPLLDDSTSSTIASQPQSSSALAQQEDLPSETTDDNQSVVSSVVASVVSEPPYRIKTPTLQLNASNDRQNNEPARHEPAKHAGKLEGKKHGYHLDYLSTSVHISKKSSRKHSSRRVVHNDLPPSTPDVIPTTNAKIVSAKSNSNGKKKYRPFNVLEQNNTSPVCNDFSYANRTKESPRTGRRTNVYTRNNNPAEQHNNSFEYRDYKPSAASEEVARLKRLEMSYAEVLRLPNKSKTCNRRS; this is encoded by the exons ATCTGCAGTTAGCGGCAGAACTTGGCAAGACACTCTTGGAACGGAATAAAGAGCTAGAGAACATCATTAAACTGCACCAGTCTACCATCGAGGAACAGGCACAAGAAATCGAG TATATGAAAAAACAAACCGCTGCGCTAAGAGAAGTAAATGATTCACGGCTAAAAATTTATGAACAGTTAGAAGTGAGCATTCAGGATTTAGAACGAGCTAATCATCGTCTTGTAATAGAAAACACCAGCGACAAAAAACTTATCAAAAG CCAATGTTCGACGATCGAGACCCTAGAAGCTCGGTGTGAAGAGCTCCAGAAGAAAATCGACGAATTACACGAACAGCATGAAAGTCGACTTCGGCAACAGACCACGAGTCAATCGAAGAATACCGCGCAAACACAGACAGCACTATGGAAAGCATCGGTCACGCCGGGTGGCGGCACACAAGAG aacGCTACCGAACCTGAAGCAGAAATGACCGAATTGCTGAGACAGTTGCAAGACGCGCGGAATCAAAGAGCGAGGGAGCACAAGAAGGCAGCGGACCTTGGCCAACAACTTGCTACCTTGCTCCAGGAGAACACTGCTCTCGAAGAACAGATAACTATTTTGCGCAGCAAAGCGCAAGATGTGAAGAACCTACAAGAAGAGATCAATGCGCTCGAAGAAGTCAG ACGGGGGCATTTATGTGGACGATGCTTGCGGGGAATGGAAACAAAAACGCACGACGAAATTTCTGTAATGTTGGATCAGGAAGAATGCGACGTCATGAGTATGGCAGAGTCGCTAATTAGCGATAGTCAACGCGATATCGAGTCATTAACGCAG GACTTGAATCACGAAGACAGCAATTCCATCGATCTGAAGAATCCGTACAGAATTCTCGTGGAGAAGTATCAAGCTCTGTTAGAAGTCCAAAGACGTCCTATGCCGCGGCGGAAGGACGGTGTGCCGGCAATGTCGTTGCAAGAGGAGCTGGAGATGTCGGGAGAGTTCAACAGTTTCCAGAACCCATCGTTGGAGGGGGACTTGCAAGCAGAGTCGACGAAATCGATCGTCGGGAACGGTACGCGTGCCAAATCGGAGATGTGCGGTAAGAAACCGTTCTCCGCCACCCCGACAGACTTCTCCGAGGCGGAGACGTCGTCTTCCGGGTTCCAGGACGAGACCAGCAACAAAATGACGCAGACCGAGGAGAGGCCCGGCTCGTTCCTTTGTTCGATCGCCGACGGCGAGGACTGCAAGTTTAGCATTTACGACGACAACAGCCCGTTCGAGAGCAGGTTCCGTAAAACGCCAGAGTACCGGCAAATATTCAGCCAAATATTCAGTGTTCTTAAGCGAGCGGCGGAAGCGAAGGACGAAGGCGAGAAGCTGCCGCTGTTGGACGATTCGACGAGCAGCACGATCGCCTCGCAGCCACAGTCCTCCTCGGCATTGGCTCAGCAGGAGGACCTGCCCAGCGAAACCACGGACGATAATCAGAGCGTCGTGTCCTCGGTGGTTGCGTCCGTCGTGTCCGAGCCCCCGTACAGGATAAAGACCCCGACTTTGCAACTGAACGCGAGCAACGACCGACAGAACAACGAGCCTGCTCGTCACGAACCAGCGAAACACGCCGGCAAGCTCGAGGGCAAGAAGCACGGCTACCACTTGGACTATCTGAGCACCAGCGTTCACATCTCGAAAAAATCCTCGAGAAAACACTCGAGCAGGAGAGTGGTGCACAACGATCTGCCGCCGAGCACGCCGGACGTGATCCCGACGACGAACGCGAAAATCGTCTCCGCGAAGTCGAACAGCAACGGGAAGAAGAAGTACAGGCCGTTCAACGTCCTCGAGCAGAACAACACCAGCCCCGTGTGCAACGATTTCAGTTACGCGAACAGGACGAAGGAGTCGCCGCGGACCGGCAGACGAACCAACGTGTACACGCGCAACAATAACCCCGCCGAGCAGCACAATAACAGTTTCGAGTACAGGGACTACAAGCCGAGCGCCGCGTCGGAAGAAGTCGCCCGCCTGAAACGCTTGGAGATGTCCTACGCGGAAGTCCTCCGGTTGCCAAACAAGTCGAAAACTTGCAATCGTAGAAGTTAA
- the LOC143360984 gene encoding uncharacterized protein LOC143360984, with amino-acid sequence MADVGLSLDDIIKKSKSSGMRSKSGSIRRRINRGARANGSVRGQGTQVITDARFKIIQKNREKLTDARDKLAEIAKQSDARLKLDKIRASQLKKVETQLPGISRKTGRNGRLSLSTNKMPPIMSHPMPPNIPNNYMPPPTRAVGYRPPPLAEPHYIGDMSIDYNDDYLMEAAPLRRTVNNEYAPTPPPPPPAFSINPASPYTWVKPASNSVSRIVPSRKPEVDRERDRVRDYKVIARSSMTKPVSPTYKDDWSFGTKSRTILAEEPMESKYYDSRSHRDMGVKSRLDSVPSKPRTMGVLSRPKTSSSSSSQSTGYRIVVSNLQANVTQEDIKELFEDVGELLVSRLVRPGTAEVIYKTLKDATKAVETYHNRQLDGHPMKCLLVNPRPKNNPTGPAVRSITESRRSVSSSYVQPSLGAVHRALFDDS; translated from the exons ATGGCTGATGTGGGCCTAAGTTTAGATGATATAATTAAGAAGTCGAAGTCGTCAGGAATGAGGAGCAAAAGCGGAAG TATTCGAAGGAGGATCAATAGGGGTGCGCGTGCTAACGGTTCTGTAAGGGGACAGGGTACGCAAGTAATTACAGATGCACGGTTTAAGATTATACAAAAGAATCGGGAGAAGCTAACAGATGCGAGAGACAAACTCGCAGAAATTGCAAAACAAAGCGACGCTAGATTAAAGTTGGACAAAATCCGCGCGTCACAATTGAAAAAAGTAGAAACACAGTTGCCAGGAATTTCTCGAAAGACAGGTCGTAATGGAAGGTTATCGTTATCAACTAATAAAATGCCTCCAATCATGTCGCATCCCATGCCGCCGAATATTCCAAACAATTACATGCCTCCGCCAACGAGGGCAGTCGGTTACAGACCGCCTCCTCTCGCGGAGCCTCATTACATCGGTGACATGAGCATAGATTACAATGATG ACTATTTAATGGAAGCAGCACCTTTACGAAGAACCGTGAATAACGAGTATGCACCTACaccgcctcctccacctcctgcaTTCAGTATTAACCCTGCGTCTCCGTATACATGGGTAAAACCAGCGAGCAATAGCGTTTCAAGAATTGTACCCTCTAGAAAGCCTGAGGTTGACCGGGAACGAGATAGAGTAAGAGATTATAAAGTTATCGCGCGCTCTTCGATG ACAAAACCTGTTTCCCCGACATACAAAGATGATTGGAGTTTTGGCACAAAATCACG TACCATATTAGCGGAAGAGCCAATGGAGTCAAAGTATTACGATTCAAGAAGTCACAGAGACATGGGGGTAAAATCGAGACTGGATTCAGTCCCAAGTAAACCACGTACTATGGGCGTTTTATCTAGACCCAAAACTTCTTCTAGTTCATCGTCACAGTCTACTGGTTATAGAATTGTAGTGTCAAATTTACAAGCGAACGTTACTCAAGAAGATATTAAG gaATTATTCGAAGATGTAGGAGAATTATTAGTATCGAGATTAGTACGACCAGGCACCGCAGAGGTGATTTATAAGACGTTAAAGGATGCCACTAAAGCTGTTGAAACTTATCACAATAGGCAGTTAGACGGACATCCTATGAAATGTCTCTTAGTGAATCCACGACCAAAAAATAATCCAACAGGACCTGCTGTTAGATCTATTACAGA ATCCAGAAGGAGCGTTAGTTCAAGTTACGTACAACCGAGTTTAGGAGCAGTGCACCGTGCATTGTTCGATGATTCTTAA